gagctgttattgcatcacataactctgagaaagttgggcggatcatctggaagttttgaatccacaattcctctttaaaatcgtggactatcagctcccagaaatccctcatatgtggccctccaacgtataaggggctcttctttccattatcgctcacataataaagttaaaactTAGTTAAAGGTCCACAATCACTTAGTCAAAGGTGTCTCACCATCCAGACGCAGGTACTTGAAGTTCCTGTATGCAAAGTAATCCTCCATGATGGTCATGAGTGAGGTCATCTGACAGAAGAGCAGCACTTTGTGGTTGGTGGCCCTCAGTTTGGGCAGGATGCGATCCAGCAGCTCAAACTTCCCAGAGGAGCGGTACAGGTCGGGGCTGCAGGGGCAGAGCAACACGAAGAGGAAAAATGAGCCAGAATTCAAACATATATCCACTCACACTTTGCACAAACGCGCAGTTTCAAGCTTTACGTACCCAGAGACGATCCCACCAGAGTAGCCGAGATGTTCGGAGAAAGACtcctgtaaaacaaacacacaacggTCACATTCGGTTCTTTTCCTTCTTtggagaaaattatttaaagtggATTTTGTGTTTGGTACCTCGATGTGCTGGAACATGTAGGGGTGGTTGCAAATTTTTCTCAGTTGCATGATAGTGTTCATCAGTGTCTTCGTTCCACCTTTACCCTAAAACACGCAGAAGGAAAGAAACACGAGAGAAACACACCTTTTAGGTTCCAATTATGCTTGAGCTTTAAATAATGATTTAGatttactttaaccctttgaaacatgaagacgttgtcttgatttctttcaaaaacatggagaaaacgtaagaagcaacttgacaagaaatagcccaaaaacttgcaagaaattagtcaaaaaaataCGAATAATCGCCtgagaaataagcaaaaagaaaagtataacagaaaatttataaaagaaaaggaaaaaaaatataaccacGTATTTTCACctagtttaaaaacaaaaaaatgtaacaacttTTCCCCGCAGCAAAGTTCAGGGTTATTTCCATGTcgacttttactaattttgcaatttgcgggacatttcttatttttctcccaaggtttcaaaagaaatttaaaataattgcgAAAGCCACCTGATCCTGATTAAatgtctattaaaaaaaaaattaaaattaaaaaaagacattttctccttacctttttgtctttttctgaccCGTCTGTGAGCAGGACTCCCTTCGCCTGCATGTGTCTGTACAAAACCCTCTGCAGAGCCGACATGTCGCACTTGATCACATATTCcacctgtaaataaaaaataacacataaacataaaccaCCGAATCATATCAATtacttgattttaaaatattatcaaaaggGTTGGGAACCACAAGGTTTGGGTACCAAACTTAGTACTTAAGGAAATCCGAATTATGTCAATAATTAATGTAAAATCAATCAGTGCTAAATTTGGACGCGACTGCCAGAGCTGATCGCTGACGATCGAAACGCAGGAGGCAGAACAAAAGTGTGGCAGCTTGATAGTGGTGCATTAGCTCCAGGTCGAAACTTTCCctatagggctgggcgatatggctttaaaataacatcacaatttttttaggctatattgtgatacacaatatatatcatgatattttgaaaacttttgaaaacatttctgttattaCAGAGCGAGAAAGTACCGAAAGACGATATCATCCGGTAATGGTATTGAATTCCAGGTACTGAATCAAATGTAAACGGTGCCCTAACCTGGAAACCGATGACAAATTCACAATGAAATCAAATTTCTCGTCAGTGAAAGCGAACGCACTGACCTTCTCGGGCAGCTGGGCCTCGACCTCTTTCTTGAGTCGGCGCAGCAGGAACGGCCTGAGCACTTTGTGTAAACGTCGAATGATCAGGATCGTCTCTTCTTCATTCAGGTCAACCTGCAGGGAAGAGACGACAGCTAAAtaagtatttatatttttaggatttctccTCCACGGCGACGTACAATAACCGGACTGTGGCTGACCTTCTCTCCGGTCATGGCGAAGGGGGCGTTGAACCACTGCTCGAATGTGCTGCAGCTCTTGAAGATGGTGGGCAGGAGGAAGTTGAGCAGCGCCCAGAGCTCAGGTAGTTTGTTTTGCAGCGGCGTGCCCGTGAGCAGCAGACGGCGTGGCGCCAAGTAGTGAGTGTTTAAGACCTGCGTCAGCTTACAGTGGTGGTTCTTCATACGGTGACCTTCGTCCACGATCATGTACTTCCAGCGGAGCTTTGGGAGGAAAATACGGAAACAGAAGATTAAGAAAACTACGCATAAAcgaaaacattttatatttaaattaaaggaTGTTTCCGTACCTTTGCTAACACCTGCTTGTCTTTTATGATGTACTCGTATGTGGTGAGCAGCACGTTAAACTTGCCGCTGCGCAAGATGGGAACGAATGCACGACGAGCAGCCGGAGACCcctgaaaattaaacaaataaattatgatcCAAACTTTTGTGCACCTTTATACCTCTGACAAAGACTGACAATAACATCCGAGTGTGTGCCACTGACCTTGTAGGAGACTTTGACGACAGACGGAGCCCACTTATCAAACTCATAGACCCAGTTTGATAGAGTTCTGAAAACAGAAGATAAAGTTTCGTCTCAACTCAGCACATGAACATAAAAACTCAAACTGCTTTCTatgctgtatttgtgtttttgaatttaatcctctgacacctgagaaaaatgacttaatttcactcaaaaatatgggaagaaggtgacaacttgacaagaaatgggcaaaaaattagcaagaaattgataaaaggttaaaaaaacaaaacaaaacatgaaaaaatggcaaaaaacatcaacaagaaATTGGTGATAGGTAacaagaaaactgcaaaaaaaaaaaaaaaaaaaagggttttagaatcagaatcagctcACTGACGTTAGCTTTGCTCTCAAtgtacaaattaaacattaaatgtaacaaaaaataaaaactaaaaataaaaacaggtgaGAACAGAAAACTGtagttttaaatttacataTGTACATGCTCTAgttaaacaacattttcttttagaattcaaaatatttatttaaaaagttttttaaaaaaaacaaagaaaaaaacacaaaaatgaaataccTGCTAAAATAATTGAATATCTATCTtctccagacatttttttctattttttgataaaagctaatgacattttttggtcaccttttacaaatttttagTATTTGTGGGAGATTGTTCATGATGTTTTTCCCGTGTTTGTGAAAGTAATcaatttttccaggtttcagaggtttcaaatcacttttttttcacaaatgaacCGGGGCGACGCGTCGGGACTTACGAGAGAGGTACGATGATGAGGAAGGGCCCGTTGAGGCGCTTGTACTCCATGAGGTAAGTGATGAGGGCGATGGTCTGGATCGTTTTCCCGAGACCCATCTCATCTGCCAGGATGCCGTTCAAGTTGTTGTTGTAAAGCGA
This is a stretch of genomic DNA from Plectropomus leopardus isolate mb unplaced genomic scaffold, YSFRI_Pleo_2.0 unplaced_scaffold16198, whole genome shotgun sequence. It encodes these proteins:
- the LOC121964589 gene encoding transcription activator BRG1-like, which gives rise to HAKQDVDDEYGNASFNRGLQSYYAVAHAVTEKVDKQSTLLVNGQLKQYQIKGLEWLVSLYNNNLNGILADEMGLGKTIQTIALITYLMEYKRLNGPFLIIVPLSTLSNWVYEFDKWAPSVVKVSYKGSPAARRAFVPILRSGKFNVLLTTYEYIIKDKQVLAKLRWKYMIVDEGHRMKNHHCKLTQVLNTHYLAPRRLLLTGTPLQNKLPELWALLNFLLPTIFKSCSTFEQWFNAPFAMTGEKVDLNEEETILIIRRLHKVLRPFLLRRLKKEVEAQLPEKVEYVIKCDMSALQRVLYRHMQAKGVLLTDGSEKDKKGKGGTKTLMNTIMQLRKICNHPYMFQHIEESFSEHLGYSGGIVSGPDLYRSSGKFELLDRILPKLRATNHKVLLFCQMTSLMTIMEDYFAYRNFKYLRLD